One region of Agelaius phoeniceus isolate bAgePho1 chromosome 12, bAgePho1.hap1, whole genome shotgun sequence genomic DNA includes:
- the NETO2 gene encoding neuropilin and tolloid-like protein 2 — MALHKLCSVLEVLLVTILVVEGIAVAQKTQGGQNIGVNRIPPTQCDNWVRTSNGGHFASPNYPNMYPPNQECIYILEAAPRQRIELTFDEPYYIEPSFECRFDHLEVRDGPFGFSPLINRYCGLKSPALIRSTGRFMWIKFISDEELEGKGFQAKYSFIPDPDFTYLGGILNPIPDCQFELSGADGIVRSSQVEQEGKTKPGQAVDCIWTIKATPNAKIYMRFLDYQMEHSNECKRNFVAVYDGSSSIENLKAKFCSTVANDVTLQTGTGVVRMWADEGSRLSRFRMLFTSFVDPPCSGNTYFCHSNMCINNSLVCNGIQNCAYPWDENHCREKKRTGLFEQITKTHGTIIGITTGIVLVLLIISILVQVKQPRKKVMACKTAFNKTGFQEVFDPPHYELFSLRDKEISADLADLSEELENYQKLRRPSTASRCIHDHHCGSQASSMKQSRSNLSSMELPFRNDFAQPQPMKTFNSTFKKSTYTFKQAHDCPEQVIEDRVMEEIPCEIYVRGREDTAQGSLSIDF, encoded by the exons ATGGCCCTGCACAAACTCTGCTCGGTGCTGGAAG TGTTGCTTGTAACAATCCTGGTAGTGGAAGGCATTGCTGTTGCACAGAAGACACAAG GTGGGCAAAACATTGGAGTGAATCGCATTCCTCCCACCCAGTGTGACAACTGGGTCCGGACCAGTAATGGAGGACATTTTGCTTCACCAAACTACCCAAACATGTACCCACCCAATCAAGAGTGCATCTACATCTTAGAAG CTGCTCCACGACAAAGAATTGAGTTGACCTTTGATGAACCTTATTACATAGAACCCTCATTTGAATGTCGGTTTGATCACCTGGAGGTTCGGGATGGACCTTTTGGGTTCTCCCCTCTCATTAATCGTTACTGTGGTCTGAAAAGTCCTGCACTAATTAGATCAACAGGGAGATTCATGTGGATCAAGTTTATTTCTGATGAGGAGCTGGAAGGAAAGGGATTTCAAGCAAAGTACTCATTTATACCAG ATCCTGACTTCACTTACCTAGGAGGTAttttaaatcccatcccag ACTGCCAGTTTGAGCTCTCAGGAGCTGATGGAATAGTACGTTCCAGTCAAGTAgaacaagaaggaaaaacaaaaccaggacaAGCAGTTGACTGTATCTGGACAATTAAAGCCACTCCAAATGCTAAG ATCTACATGCGATTTCTGGACTATCAAATGGAGCACTCCAATGAGTGCAAAAGGAACTTTGTTGCTGTGTATGATGGCAGCAGTTCCATTGAGAACCTGAAGGCCAAGTTCTGCAGCACGGTGGCCAACGATGTGACGCTGCAGACGGGCACGGGCGTGGTGCGCATGTGGGCCGATGAGGGCAGCAGGCTGAGCCGCTTCAGAATGCTCTTCACCTCCTTTGTGGATC ctccctgctcaggcaacACTTACTTCTGCCATAGCAACATGTGCATCAATAATTCTTTAGTCTGCAATGGCATTCAGAACTGTGCATACCCTTGGGATGAGAATCACTGCAGAG aaaagaaaagaactgGATTGTTTGAACAAATCACCAAAACCCATGGGACAATCATTGGCATCACAACAGGGATAGTTTTAGTTCTTCTCATCATTTCAATTCTAGTGCAAGTAAAGCAACCTCGCAAAAAGGTTATGGCTTGCAAGACTGCCTTCAATAAAACTGGTTTCCAGGAAGTTTTTGATCCTCCTCACTATGAACTGTTCTCACTAAGGGACAAGGAAATTTCTGCAGATTTGGCAGATTTATCAGAGGAACTTGAAAACTATCAGAAGCTGCGCCGCCCTTCAACAGCTTCCAGATGCATCCACGACCACCACTGTGGCTCCCAGGCCTCCAGCATGAAACAGAGCAGGAGCAACCTgagctccatggagctgccctTCCGCAATGACTTcgcacagccccagcccatgaAAACCTTCAACAGCACATTCAAGAAAAGCACTTACACTTTCAAGCAAGCTCACGACTGCCCCGAGCAGGTGATAGAAGACAGGGTGATGGAGGAGATTCCATGTGAAATTTATGTCAGAGGAAGGGAAGATACAGCACAAGGTTCATTATCTATTGACTTTTAA